The Amaranthus tricolor cultivar Red isolate AtriRed21 chromosome 6, ASM2621246v1, whole genome shotgun sequence genome has a segment encoding these proteins:
- the LOC130814446 gene encoding uncharacterized protein LOC130814446 isoform X3, with the protein MSMKTLKSWRWLPRKKTALSDGGPHGAHGCRMSQLAFMAFVCIAMMFIVYRTTNYQYQQTEMDAKRHPFDSIETKTLELDNLPRGIIQARSDLEMKPLWSRSKPKVDDSSSHNLLAIAAGIKQKNNVNSIVQKFLAENFTIILFHYDANMNSWWDLDWSNKAIHIAAHNQTKWWFAKRFLHPDVVFVYDYIFLWDEDLGVRHFHPRRYLQIVKSEGFEISQPALDPNSTEIHHRITIRKKTKMFHRRIYDSRGFTKCTSSSTGPPCTGWVEGMAPVFSRSAWRCTWHLMQNDLVHGWGLDMKLGYCAQGDRTKKVGIIDSEYVVHQGIQTLGGSSAKKVPKTEHTTKAKQKRQGVDTRVQIRRQSTLELKIFKKRWEKAAEEDITWVDPYLESSSWLNLFSRSKKSRGKKIW; encoded by the exons ATGTCTATGAAGACATTAAAATCATGGAGATGGTTGCCTAGAAAGAAGACCGCTCTATCTGATGGG GGACCACATGGAGCACATGGATGCAGGATGAGCCAACTAGCTTTCATGGCATTTGTATGTATAGCGATGATGTTTATTGTGTACAGAACAACAAACTATCAGTATCAACAAACGGAG ATGGATGCTAAAAGACACCCCTTTGATAGCATAGAG ACAAAGACATTGGAGTTGGATAATTTACCTCGAGGCATAATTCAAGCAAGATCTGATTTGGAAATGAAACCTTTGTGGTCTCGTTCTAAGCCGAAG GTTGACGATTCTAGTAGTCATAACTTACTTGCAATTGCTGCTGGTATTAAGCAGAAGAATAATGTTAATTCTATAGTTCAGAAG TTTCTTGCAGAAAATTTTACTATTATACTATTTCATTATGATGCCAATATGAACAGCTGGTGGGATTTAGATTGGAGTAATAAGGCCATTCATATAGCTGCACATAATCAAACTAAATG GTGGTTTGCAAAACGTTTCCTACACCCGgatgttgtttttgtttatgACTACATATTTTTATGGGATGAAGACCTAGGAGTGAGACACTTTCATCCGAGAAG GTACTTGCAAATTGTGAAATCCGAGGGATTTGAGATATCTCAGCCTGCTCTGGACCCCAACTCAACTGAAATACATCATCGTATTACAATTCGTAAAAAGACAAAGATGTTCCACAG GAGAATTTATGATTCCAGGGGTTTTACAAAATGTACAAGTTCTAGCACGGGGCCGCCATGCACTGG GTGGGTTGAAGGTATGGCCCCTGTGTTTTCGAGGTCAGCTTGGCGTTGTACTTGGCATCTTATGCAG AATGATCTTGTTCATGGCTGGGGATTGGATATGAAGCTCGGTTATTGTGCGCAG GGAGACAGGACAAAGAAGGTAGGCATCATTGATAGTGAATATGTTGTTCATCAAGGCATACAAACTCTTGGCGGTTCATCAGCTAAAAAG GTGCCAAAAACAGAACACACCACAAAGGCAAAG CAGAAACGTCAAGGCGTCGATACTCGTGTGCAG ATTCGCAGGCAATCAACGCTCGAgctcaaaatattcaaaaagcGGTGGGAGAAAGCTGCCGAGGAGGATATTACTTGGGTGGATCCATATCTGGAAAGTAGTAGCTGGTTGAACCTTTTCTCTAGAAGTAAAAAATCAAGAGGGAAAAAAATTTGGTAG
- the LOC130814446 gene encoding uncharacterized protein LOC130814446 isoform X6 yields MSMKTLKSWRWLPRKKTALSDGGPHGAHGCRMSQLAFMAFVCIAMMFIVYRTTNYQYQQTEMDAKRHPFDSIEKTKTLELDNLPRGIIQARSDLEMKPLWSRSKPKVDDSSSHNLLAIAAGIKQKNNVNSIVQKFLAENFTIILFHYDANMNSWWDLDWSNKAIHIAAHNQTKWYLQIVKSEGFEISQPALDPNSTEIHHRITIRKKTKMFHRRIYDSRGFTKCTSSSTGPPCTGWVEGMAPVFSRSAWRCTWHLMQNDLVHGWGLDMKLGYCAQGDRTKKVGIIDSEYVVHQGIQTLGGSSAKKVPKTEHTTKAKKRQGVDTRVQIRRQSTLELKIFKKRWEKAAEEDITWVDPYLESSSWLNLFSRSKKSRGKKIW; encoded by the exons ATGTCTATGAAGACATTAAAATCATGGAGATGGTTGCCTAGAAAGAAGACCGCTCTATCTGATGGG GGACCACATGGAGCACATGGATGCAGGATGAGCCAACTAGCTTTCATGGCATTTGTATGTATAGCGATGATGTTTATTGTGTACAGAACAACAAACTATCAGTATCAACAAACGGAG ATGGATGCTAAAAGACACCCCTTTGATAGCATAGAG AAGACAAAGACATTGGAGTTGGATAATTTACCTCGAGGCATAATTCAAGCAAGATCTGATTTGGAAATGAAACCTTTGTGGTCTCGTTCTAAGCCGAAG GTTGACGATTCTAGTAGTCATAACTTACTTGCAATTGCTGCTGGTATTAAGCAGAAGAATAATGTTAATTCTATAGTTCAGAAG TTTCTTGCAGAAAATTTTACTATTATACTATTTCATTATGATGCCAATATGAACAGCTGGTGGGATTTAGATTGGAGTAATAAGGCCATTCATATAGCTGCACATAATCAAACTAAATG GTACTTGCAAATTGTGAAATCCGAGGGATTTGAGATATCTCAGCCTGCTCTGGACCCCAACTCAACTGAAATACATCATCGTATTACAATTCGTAAAAAGACAAAGATGTTCCACAG GAGAATTTATGATTCCAGGGGTTTTACAAAATGTACAAGTTCTAGCACGGGGCCGCCATGCACTGG GTGGGTTGAAGGTATGGCCCCTGTGTTTTCGAGGTCAGCTTGGCGTTGTACTTGGCATCTTATGCAG AATGATCTTGTTCATGGCTGGGGATTGGATATGAAGCTCGGTTATTGTGCGCAG GGAGACAGGACAAAGAAGGTAGGCATCATTGATAGTGAATATGTTGTTCATCAAGGCATACAAACTCTTGGCGGTTCATCAGCTAAAAAG GTGCCAAAAACAGAACACACCACAAAGGCAAAG AAACGTCAAGGCGTCGATACTCGTGTGCAG ATTCGCAGGCAATCAACGCTCGAgctcaaaatattcaaaaagcGGTGGGAGAAAGCTGCCGAGGAGGATATTACTTGGGTGGATCCATATCTGGAAAGTAGTAGCTGGTTGAACCTTTTCTCTAGAAGTAAAAAATCAAGAGGGAAAAAAATTTGGTAG
- the LOC130814446 gene encoding uncharacterized protein LOC130814446 isoform X2 produces the protein MSMKTLKSWRWLPRKKTALSDGGPHGAHGCRMSQLAFMAFVCIAMMFIVYRTTNYQYQQTEMDAKRHPFDSIEKTKTLELDNLPRGIIQARSDLEMKPLWSRSKPKVDDSSSHNLLAIAAGIKQKNNVNSIVQKFLAENFTIILFHYDANMNSWWDLDWSNKAIHIAAHNQTKWWFAKRFLHPDVVFVYDYIFLWDEDLGVRHFHPRRYLQIVKSEGFEISQPALDPNSTEIHHRITIRKKTKMFHRRIYDSRGFTKCTSSSTGPPCTGWVEGMAPVFSRSAWRCTWHLMQNDLVHGWGLDMKLGYCAQGDRTKKVGIIDSEYVVHQGIQTLGGSSAKKVPKTEHTTKAKKRQGVDTRVQIRRQSTLELKIFKKRWEKAAEEDITWVDPYLESSSWLNLFSRSKKSRGKKIW, from the exons ATGTCTATGAAGACATTAAAATCATGGAGATGGTTGCCTAGAAAGAAGACCGCTCTATCTGATGGG GGACCACATGGAGCACATGGATGCAGGATGAGCCAACTAGCTTTCATGGCATTTGTATGTATAGCGATGATGTTTATTGTGTACAGAACAACAAACTATCAGTATCAACAAACGGAG ATGGATGCTAAAAGACACCCCTTTGATAGCATAGAG AAGACAAAGACATTGGAGTTGGATAATTTACCTCGAGGCATAATTCAAGCAAGATCTGATTTGGAAATGAAACCTTTGTGGTCTCGTTCTAAGCCGAAG GTTGACGATTCTAGTAGTCATAACTTACTTGCAATTGCTGCTGGTATTAAGCAGAAGAATAATGTTAATTCTATAGTTCAGAAG TTTCTTGCAGAAAATTTTACTATTATACTATTTCATTATGATGCCAATATGAACAGCTGGTGGGATTTAGATTGGAGTAATAAGGCCATTCATATAGCTGCACATAATCAAACTAAATG GTGGTTTGCAAAACGTTTCCTACACCCGgatgttgtttttgtttatgACTACATATTTTTATGGGATGAAGACCTAGGAGTGAGACACTTTCATCCGAGAAG GTACTTGCAAATTGTGAAATCCGAGGGATTTGAGATATCTCAGCCTGCTCTGGACCCCAACTCAACTGAAATACATCATCGTATTACAATTCGTAAAAAGACAAAGATGTTCCACAG GAGAATTTATGATTCCAGGGGTTTTACAAAATGTACAAGTTCTAGCACGGGGCCGCCATGCACTGG GTGGGTTGAAGGTATGGCCCCTGTGTTTTCGAGGTCAGCTTGGCGTTGTACTTGGCATCTTATGCAG AATGATCTTGTTCATGGCTGGGGATTGGATATGAAGCTCGGTTATTGTGCGCAG GGAGACAGGACAAAGAAGGTAGGCATCATTGATAGTGAATATGTTGTTCATCAAGGCATACAAACTCTTGGCGGTTCATCAGCTAAAAAG GTGCCAAAAACAGAACACACCACAAAGGCAAAG AAACGTCAAGGCGTCGATACTCGTGTGCAG ATTCGCAGGCAATCAACGCTCGAgctcaaaatattcaaaaagcGGTGGGAGAAAGCTGCCGAGGAGGATATTACTTGGGTGGATCCATATCTGGAAAGTAGTAGCTGGTTGAACCTTTTCTCTAGAAGTAAAAAATCAAGAGGGAAAAAAATTTGGTAG
- the LOC130814446 gene encoding uncharacterized protein LOC130814446 isoform X7: MSMKTLKSWRWLPRKKTALSDGGPHGAHGCRMSQLAFMAFVCIAMMFIVYRTTNYQYQQTEMDAKRHPFDSIEKTKTLELDNLPRGIIQARSDLEMKPLWSRSKPKVDDSSSHNLLAIAAGIKQKNNVNSIVQKFLAENFTIILFHYDANMNSWWDLDWSNKAIHIAAHNQTKWWFAKRFLHPDVVFVYDYIFLWDEDLGVRHFHPRRYLQIVKSEGFEISQPALDPNSTEIHHRITIRKKTKMFHRRIYDSRGFTKCTSSSTGPPCTGWVEGMAPVFSRSAWRCTWHLMQNDLVHGWGLDMKLGYCAQGDRTKKVGIIDSEYVVHQGIQTLGGSSAKKVPKTEHTTKAKKRQGVDTRVQESFDDIWMIIYERSEINI, encoded by the exons ATGTCTATGAAGACATTAAAATCATGGAGATGGTTGCCTAGAAAGAAGACCGCTCTATCTGATGGG GGACCACATGGAGCACATGGATGCAGGATGAGCCAACTAGCTTTCATGGCATTTGTATGTATAGCGATGATGTTTATTGTGTACAGAACAACAAACTATCAGTATCAACAAACGGAG ATGGATGCTAAAAGACACCCCTTTGATAGCATAGAG AAGACAAAGACATTGGAGTTGGATAATTTACCTCGAGGCATAATTCAAGCAAGATCTGATTTGGAAATGAAACCTTTGTGGTCTCGTTCTAAGCCGAAG GTTGACGATTCTAGTAGTCATAACTTACTTGCAATTGCTGCTGGTATTAAGCAGAAGAATAATGTTAATTCTATAGTTCAGAAG TTTCTTGCAGAAAATTTTACTATTATACTATTTCATTATGATGCCAATATGAACAGCTGGTGGGATTTAGATTGGAGTAATAAGGCCATTCATATAGCTGCACATAATCAAACTAAATG GTGGTTTGCAAAACGTTTCCTACACCCGgatgttgtttttgtttatgACTACATATTTTTATGGGATGAAGACCTAGGAGTGAGACACTTTCATCCGAGAAG GTACTTGCAAATTGTGAAATCCGAGGGATTTGAGATATCTCAGCCTGCTCTGGACCCCAACTCAACTGAAATACATCATCGTATTACAATTCGTAAAAAGACAAAGATGTTCCACAG GAGAATTTATGATTCCAGGGGTTTTACAAAATGTACAAGTTCTAGCACGGGGCCGCCATGCACTGG GTGGGTTGAAGGTATGGCCCCTGTGTTTTCGAGGTCAGCTTGGCGTTGTACTTGGCATCTTATGCAG AATGATCTTGTTCATGGCTGGGGATTGGATATGAAGCTCGGTTATTGTGCGCAG GGAGACAGGACAAAGAAGGTAGGCATCATTGATAGTGAATATGTTGTTCATCAAGGCATACAAACTCTTGGCGGTTCATCAGCTAAAAAG GTGCCAAAAACAGAACACACCACAAAGGCAAAG AAACGTCAAGGCGTCGATACTCGTGTGCAG GAGTCATTTGACGACATTTGGATGATAATATATGAAAGGAGCGAAATAAATATTTAG
- the LOC130814446 gene encoding uncharacterized protein LOC130814446 isoform X1, which yields MSMKTLKSWRWLPRKKTALSDGGPHGAHGCRMSQLAFMAFVCIAMMFIVYRTTNYQYQQTEMDAKRHPFDSIEKTKTLELDNLPRGIIQARSDLEMKPLWSRSKPKVDDSSSHNLLAIAAGIKQKNNVNSIVQKFLAENFTIILFHYDANMNSWWDLDWSNKAIHIAAHNQTKWWFAKRFLHPDVVFVYDYIFLWDEDLGVRHFHPRRYLQIVKSEGFEISQPALDPNSTEIHHRITIRKKTKMFHRRIYDSRGFTKCTSSSTGPPCTGWVEGMAPVFSRSAWRCTWHLMQNDLVHGWGLDMKLGYCAQGDRTKKVGIIDSEYVVHQGIQTLGGSSAKKVPKTEHTTKAKQKRQGVDTRVQIRRQSTLELKIFKKRWEKAAEEDITWVDPYLESSSWLNLFSRSKKSRGKKIW from the exons ATGTCTATGAAGACATTAAAATCATGGAGATGGTTGCCTAGAAAGAAGACCGCTCTATCTGATGGG GGACCACATGGAGCACATGGATGCAGGATGAGCCAACTAGCTTTCATGGCATTTGTATGTATAGCGATGATGTTTATTGTGTACAGAACAACAAACTATCAGTATCAACAAACGGAG ATGGATGCTAAAAGACACCCCTTTGATAGCATAGAG AAGACAAAGACATTGGAGTTGGATAATTTACCTCGAGGCATAATTCAAGCAAGATCTGATTTGGAAATGAAACCTTTGTGGTCTCGTTCTAAGCCGAAG GTTGACGATTCTAGTAGTCATAACTTACTTGCAATTGCTGCTGGTATTAAGCAGAAGAATAATGTTAATTCTATAGTTCAGAAG TTTCTTGCAGAAAATTTTACTATTATACTATTTCATTATGATGCCAATATGAACAGCTGGTGGGATTTAGATTGGAGTAATAAGGCCATTCATATAGCTGCACATAATCAAACTAAATG GTGGTTTGCAAAACGTTTCCTACACCCGgatgttgtttttgtttatgACTACATATTTTTATGGGATGAAGACCTAGGAGTGAGACACTTTCATCCGAGAAG GTACTTGCAAATTGTGAAATCCGAGGGATTTGAGATATCTCAGCCTGCTCTGGACCCCAACTCAACTGAAATACATCATCGTATTACAATTCGTAAAAAGACAAAGATGTTCCACAG GAGAATTTATGATTCCAGGGGTTTTACAAAATGTACAAGTTCTAGCACGGGGCCGCCATGCACTGG GTGGGTTGAAGGTATGGCCCCTGTGTTTTCGAGGTCAGCTTGGCGTTGTACTTGGCATCTTATGCAG AATGATCTTGTTCATGGCTGGGGATTGGATATGAAGCTCGGTTATTGTGCGCAG GGAGACAGGACAAAGAAGGTAGGCATCATTGATAGTGAATATGTTGTTCATCAAGGCATACAAACTCTTGGCGGTTCATCAGCTAAAAAG GTGCCAAAAACAGAACACACCACAAAGGCAAAG CAGAAACGTCAAGGCGTCGATACTCGTGTGCAG ATTCGCAGGCAATCAACGCTCGAgctcaaaatattcaaaaagcGGTGGGAGAAAGCTGCCGAGGAGGATATTACTTGGGTGGATCCATATCTGGAAAGTAGTAGCTGGTTGAACCTTTTCTCTAGAAGTAAAAAATCAAGAGGGAAAAAAATTTGGTAG
- the LOC130814446 gene encoding uncharacterized protein LOC130814446 isoform X4, whose translation MSMKTLKSWRWLPRKKTALSDGGPHGAHGCRMSQLAFMAFVCIAMMFIVYRTTNYQYQQTEMDAKRHPFDSIEKTKTLELDNLPRGIIQARSDLEMKPLWSRSKPKVDDSSSHNLLAIAAGIKQKNNVNSIVQKFLAENFTIILFHYDANMNSWWDLDWSNKAIHIAAHNQTKWWFAKRFLHPDVVFVYDYIFLWDEDLGVRHFHPRRYLQIVKSEGFEISQPALDPNSTEIHHRITIRKKTKMFHRRIYDSRGFTKCTSSSTGPPCTGWVEGMAPVFSRSAWRCTWHLMQNDLVHGWGLDMKLGYCAQGDRTKKVGIIDSEYVVHQGIQTLGGSSAKKVPKTEHTTKAKQKRQGVDTRVQESFDDIWMIIYERSEINI comes from the exons ATGTCTATGAAGACATTAAAATCATGGAGATGGTTGCCTAGAAAGAAGACCGCTCTATCTGATGGG GGACCACATGGAGCACATGGATGCAGGATGAGCCAACTAGCTTTCATGGCATTTGTATGTATAGCGATGATGTTTATTGTGTACAGAACAACAAACTATCAGTATCAACAAACGGAG ATGGATGCTAAAAGACACCCCTTTGATAGCATAGAG AAGACAAAGACATTGGAGTTGGATAATTTACCTCGAGGCATAATTCAAGCAAGATCTGATTTGGAAATGAAACCTTTGTGGTCTCGTTCTAAGCCGAAG GTTGACGATTCTAGTAGTCATAACTTACTTGCAATTGCTGCTGGTATTAAGCAGAAGAATAATGTTAATTCTATAGTTCAGAAG TTTCTTGCAGAAAATTTTACTATTATACTATTTCATTATGATGCCAATATGAACAGCTGGTGGGATTTAGATTGGAGTAATAAGGCCATTCATATAGCTGCACATAATCAAACTAAATG GTGGTTTGCAAAACGTTTCCTACACCCGgatgttgtttttgtttatgACTACATATTTTTATGGGATGAAGACCTAGGAGTGAGACACTTTCATCCGAGAAG GTACTTGCAAATTGTGAAATCCGAGGGATTTGAGATATCTCAGCCTGCTCTGGACCCCAACTCAACTGAAATACATCATCGTATTACAATTCGTAAAAAGACAAAGATGTTCCACAG GAGAATTTATGATTCCAGGGGTTTTACAAAATGTACAAGTTCTAGCACGGGGCCGCCATGCACTGG GTGGGTTGAAGGTATGGCCCCTGTGTTTTCGAGGTCAGCTTGGCGTTGTACTTGGCATCTTATGCAG AATGATCTTGTTCATGGCTGGGGATTGGATATGAAGCTCGGTTATTGTGCGCAG GGAGACAGGACAAAGAAGGTAGGCATCATTGATAGTGAATATGTTGTTCATCAAGGCATACAAACTCTTGGCGGTTCATCAGCTAAAAAG GTGCCAAAAACAGAACACACCACAAAGGCAAAG CAGAAACGTCAAGGCGTCGATACTCGTGTGCAG GAGTCATTTGACGACATTTGGATGATAATATATGAAAGGAGCGAAATAAATATTTAG
- the LOC130814446 gene encoding uncharacterized protein LOC130814446 isoform X5, with translation MSMKTLKSWRWLPRKKTALSDGGPHGAHGCRMSQLAFMAFVCIAMMFIVYRTTNYQYQQTEMDAKRHPFDSIEKTKTLELDNLPRGIIQARSDLEMKPLWSRSKPKVDDSSSHNLLAIAAGIKQKNNVNSIVQKFLAENFTIILFHYDANMNSWWDLDWSNKAIHIAAHNQTKWYLQIVKSEGFEISQPALDPNSTEIHHRITIRKKTKMFHRRIYDSRGFTKCTSSSTGPPCTGWVEGMAPVFSRSAWRCTWHLMQNDLVHGWGLDMKLGYCAQGDRTKKVGIIDSEYVVHQGIQTLGGSSAKKVPKTEHTTKAKQKRQGVDTRVQIRRQSTLELKIFKKRWEKAAEEDITWVDPYLESSSWLNLFSRSKKSRGKKIW, from the exons ATGTCTATGAAGACATTAAAATCATGGAGATGGTTGCCTAGAAAGAAGACCGCTCTATCTGATGGG GGACCACATGGAGCACATGGATGCAGGATGAGCCAACTAGCTTTCATGGCATTTGTATGTATAGCGATGATGTTTATTGTGTACAGAACAACAAACTATCAGTATCAACAAACGGAG ATGGATGCTAAAAGACACCCCTTTGATAGCATAGAG AAGACAAAGACATTGGAGTTGGATAATTTACCTCGAGGCATAATTCAAGCAAGATCTGATTTGGAAATGAAACCTTTGTGGTCTCGTTCTAAGCCGAAG GTTGACGATTCTAGTAGTCATAACTTACTTGCAATTGCTGCTGGTATTAAGCAGAAGAATAATGTTAATTCTATAGTTCAGAAG TTTCTTGCAGAAAATTTTACTATTATACTATTTCATTATGATGCCAATATGAACAGCTGGTGGGATTTAGATTGGAGTAATAAGGCCATTCATATAGCTGCACATAATCAAACTAAATG GTACTTGCAAATTGTGAAATCCGAGGGATTTGAGATATCTCAGCCTGCTCTGGACCCCAACTCAACTGAAATACATCATCGTATTACAATTCGTAAAAAGACAAAGATGTTCCACAG GAGAATTTATGATTCCAGGGGTTTTACAAAATGTACAAGTTCTAGCACGGGGCCGCCATGCACTGG GTGGGTTGAAGGTATGGCCCCTGTGTTTTCGAGGTCAGCTTGGCGTTGTACTTGGCATCTTATGCAG AATGATCTTGTTCATGGCTGGGGATTGGATATGAAGCTCGGTTATTGTGCGCAG GGAGACAGGACAAAGAAGGTAGGCATCATTGATAGTGAATATGTTGTTCATCAAGGCATACAAACTCTTGGCGGTTCATCAGCTAAAAAG GTGCCAAAAACAGAACACACCACAAAGGCAAAG CAGAAACGTCAAGGCGTCGATACTCGTGTGCAG ATTCGCAGGCAATCAACGCTCGAgctcaaaatattcaaaaagcGGTGGGAGAAAGCTGCCGAGGAGGATATTACTTGGGTGGATCCATATCTGGAAAGTAGTAGCTGGTTGAACCTTTTCTCTAGAAGTAAAAAATCAAGAGGGAAAAAAATTTGGTAG